The DNA sequence TCAATTTATCATTTCACACTTAATTTATCCACTCAATGAAAAAAGAAGACAGGAGTTTGCTCTCCCGTCTTCCTGCACAAACCTGTTCTTATTTACCGATATCAATACGATAAAGTTTCAGGTTTTTATCTTTAGGTGATTGGCTTGCAAATTGATAAGAAGTATCTTTATCTTTGATATAGCCGAAATTACCTGTTTGTTCATTATAGTTATATCTCCAAGTTACAGTATTACCAAGTTGGTTGCGTACTGTTTTGAAACTTGGTCCATCTATTTTATTGTACTTCATTGTGATGTGTGTGACTTGGCCGCGATCTTTTTGGCCATTCGCTGTCACAATCATTAATCCTTTGTCAGAATTAAATTCATAAT is a window from the Staphylococcus sp. IVB6181 genome containing:
- a CDS encoding SA0570 family protein yields the protein MKKLLSAAIVSATVVTGLGIHQADAASGNTIQTVQQIQHGDTSLEGVKLGQNIKDVLKTHKLTGYSYKPDKTKHYYEFNSDKGLMIVTANGQKDRGQVTHITMKYNKIDGPSFKTVRNQLGNTVTWRYNYNEQTGNFGYIKDKDTSYQFASQSPKDKNLKLYRIDIGK